The DNA window AACGTCACCATCCGGAACCTCACCGTCCGCCACTGGAAGGAAGGGATCCATGTCGGTATGGTGTCGGACTCCGTGGTCGAGAACGTTGTCGCCGAGCAGAATCGCATCGGGCTCAGCATCAGCCCTAACGGCGTCACCACCGGGAGCAGCATACGCAACTCCGTCTTCCGGGAGAACACCGGCAGCGGGCTCGACCTCACCTACCCGGCTGGGGGGATCGCGGTCGATCGGTGCTCGATCACCGGGAACGGCGTGGGAATCAGCGCCTTTATGGTCCCGTCGAGCCACCTCGCTGACTGTGACATCTCTGATAATGTCGGCGACGGCCTCAGCAGTTCCACCGGCTCTTTCGCGGTCGTCCGGAACTGCACCGTCCGCGCCAACGGCGGCAACGGCCTGGAGTTCGAGCACGGCGGTGCCGAGATCGTCGGCAATCACATCGAAGAGAACGCCGGCGACGGCGTGCATGCATCCGATCGCGGCGGATCCGACATCCATGGCAACTGGATCACCGGCAACGGCAGGGGGGTCGACGTCGGCGGCGACTGGCCGAGCCACGTCCGGAACAACTACCTGAACAACACCGTCAACGGCTACTTCGGGGCGGTCGAGGTCGGGATGATGAACTACGAGAAGACGGGTGGTGCGAACATCGTCGGCGGCCCGTACCTCGGCGGCAACTTCTGGGCCAGCCCGAACGGCACCGGCTTCTCGGAGACCCACCCGGACGCGGACCGCGACGGCATCTGCGACGTCTCCTACGTCGTCAATGCGGAGGATGGCGTCACCGACTTCCTGCCGCTTGCTCAGTCGCCCGGCACGCCGGTGATCGCTCCGGCCCCGTACACGCAGCACCTGGTCCCCGGTAAGATCGAGGCCGAGGACTACGATCTCGGCGGGGAGGAGATCGCCTACCACGATACCACGCCCGGCAACACCGGTGGGGCATACCGCCAGGACGACGTCGACATCGAGACCACCGGCGGGATCACCGACGTCGGCTGGATCCGCGACGGCGAGTACCTCATCTACACGCTGAATGTCACCAAGGAGGGGTTTTACCAGATGAACGCCCGGGTTGCGAGTCCGAACGACGGCAGGTCGGCGATGATCTCGGTCAATTCGCAGCCGATGTACAGCCTTGACCTCCCGAACACCGGATCGTATGGGACGTACACGACGGCAACCTTCGACGATGTTTACCTGCCGGCCGGGAACACCACCGTACGGCTGACCTTCCACGGCGATGGCGAGAACCTCGACTGGATCGCGTTCGCGCCGCAGCCGCAGACTCGCGAACCGTTCCGGATCCCCGGCACGATCCAGGCCGAGGACTACGAACCCGGCGGGTACGTCGACACCACGCCGGGCAACCAGGGCGGGGCATACCGCACTGACGACGTCGACATCGAGACCGCGAACGGTGTCACGGACGTCGGCTGGATCCGCACCGGCGAGTACCTGACCTACGAGGTATTTGTCGCGGAGGACGGGACCTACGAGATGTCCGTCCGCGTCGCGAGCCCGAACAGCGGTCGGTCGATCGTGCTGTCGGATCCCGAGACGCTCGCGACGGTTGCGGTCCCGAACACCGGGTCCTTCGACACCTACAGGACGGTCTCGGTCCCCGTCACTCTGACGTCCGGGTACCACCTCCTGAAATTCACCTTCTCCGGCGACGGTCAGAACCTCGACTGGATCGCGTTCGCACCGGCCGGCGTTACGACGCCCACACCGACGCCGGGACCGTCGGGCGAGGCCTCGTTCGTCGCGGTGCCGGCGACGGCTCCGCACGGCAGCGCGGTGAAGTTCACCGTGACCCCGGCGACCGGCAAGAGCATCAGCTCGGCCCTGTGGTCGTTCGACGCCCCGGCCCATCTGAACACCTGGAACTCGGGGGCCGTCAACCCGACGTTCTTCTACCCGGCCGCCGGCACCTTCTCGCCGCTGGTGAAGATCACCTACACGGACGGCTCAAGCGAGACCGTTGAGCGGACCGGCTCCATTCAGGCCACCTGAACCCCCTCCTTCCTTTTTTCCCCATGCCAGAGGTCGAGGAATGGAGCGACAGGCATGAAGACCCCTGCCCAAAAGGTTCCATCGGGAGGTTATGATGACCGTGCACTCCACAGCGCCGGTTCTGCTTCTGCCGCTATCAGTCTCGCCGCTGTCGACCAGGTTCTGTTGAAGGGAGGTGGCCGGTGGCTGCACCGTCGTCCTGTCGCGAGGAATGAGGACCGGTGGCGGTCCTTTTCGTCTTCAGGATTACATTTCATCGACCTGGTCACCGCCCCCCCAAAGAATCAACATCCTGGATTCCAGATGAGGGGTCCCCATCGATCCCTACTGTTCGTTGAAGAGCATGACGATATCATTGAAATCGATTTGGCCGTTCCTGTTGAAGTCGAAGGCACTGATCGGTTCGTTCTCGGCGATCCAGTCCATCTGGTTGAAGAAGAGGACCACGTCATTGAAGTCTGCGATCCCGTCGCCATTGATGTCCTCATAGAGTCCGTCATGGTTGAGGTCCAGGGGAGTGTTTCCGGATGGGGGTACCGGCGTGATGACCAGGGCAAACTTCTGGATCCGGTTGTTCCCCGAGTCAGCGACGTAGACGTTTCCTGCGCTGTCCACCGCGACACCAGATGGCCGGTTGAACTGCCCATCCCCTGACCCCAGACTGCCCCATTCCGTGATGAACGTGCCATTCGGCGTGAACTTCTGGACCCGGGATTGAATCAACTCGGGAGGACCACAGGTGTACAAAATCTGGAAGCAGGTCACATAAACGTTTCCCGCGCTGTCCACTGCGACACCACATGGCCGGTTGAACTGCCCGTTCCCCGTGCTAAAACTGTCCCATTTTGTGATGAATCCGCCAGTCGAATTGAACTTCTGGATTCGGGGGTTATCTGAGTCGACCACGTAGACATTCCCTGCGTTGTCCACTGTGATGTCATTGGGATAGAAGAACTGCTCGTCCCCCGTGCCGAAACTGCCCCATTGCGTGACGAATGTGCCGTTTTGATCGAACTTCTGGACCTGGCATTTATTCGCATCGGTGACGTAGATATTGCCGGCACTGTCCACTGCGATACCAGATGGCTTGTTGAATTGCCCGTCTCCTGAACCATAACTGCCCCATTTCATGAGGAATCCGCCAGTCGAATTGAACTTCTGGATTCGGCAGTTCCATATTTCGACCACGTAGACATTGTCGGCGCTATCCACCGCGATACCAGTTGGCCCGTTGAACTGTCCGTCTCCTGAGCCTTCACTGCCCCATTTTGTGATGAATCCGCCGGTTGCATTGAACTTCTGGATCCGGCAGTTTCCTGATTCAGCCACGTAGACGTTGCCGGTGCTGTCCACTGCGACATCAGATAATCCGCTGAACTGCCCGTCAAACGAGCCAAGAGCGCTCCCCCATTTTGTGATGAATCCGCCGGTTGCATTGAACTTCTGGATCCGATCGTTCAAGGTGTCGACCACGTAGACGTTATTGGCACTGTCCGCCGTGATCCCCTCTGGAGACCAGAACTGCCCGTCCCCATGGCCAAAACTGCCCCCTGTGGTGATGAATCCACCGGACGAATTGAATTTCTGAATTCGATCGTTCCCCGTGTCGACCACGTAGACGTTATTGACGCTGTCCACTGCGACACCTGTTGGACTCTTGAACTGCCCGTCTCCTGTGCCTTCACTGCCCCATTTTGTGATGAATCCACCGGTTGCATTGAACTTCTGGATCCGGTGGTTATACGAGTCGACTACGTAGACGCTTCCTGTGTTGTCCACCGCGACACCAGATGGCCAGTGGACCTGCCCGTCTCCTGAGCCTTCACTGCCCCATTTCATGAGGAATCCCCCGGACGAATTGAACTTCTGGATCCGGTTGTTCTGCTTGTCGGTCACGTAGACATTGCCAGCACTATCCAGCGCGACACCAGATGGCTGGTTGAACTGCCCGTCTCCCGAACCAATACTGCCCCATTTCATGAGGAATCCCCCGGACGAATTGAACTTCTGGATCCGGTTGTTATCCCTGTCGGCGATATAGACGTTGCCGTTGTTGTCCACTGCAACACCTTCAGGATTATTGAATTGTCCGTCTCCCGGGCCAGAACCGCCCCATTGTGTGGTGAATCCGCCGGTTGCATTGAATTTCTGGATCCGGAAGTTATTCGTATCGACAACGTATATGTTTCCGTCGCTGTCCACTGCGACTCCAGATGGCTGGTTGAACTGCCCGTCTCCTGAACCAGAACTGCCCCATTGTGTGGTGTACACATACCCCCCTTCGGCCCAGACGACCTGGACGCTGCAACACAGGAGTAGAATACAGAATATATACAAAAAATACGAAGATCTCATTTGGAACCACCACAGTCACTATTCCTGAATGGTCTGGTCTGACGATAAACCTTGTTCTTTAATTTTTCCTCCCGTCGCTCTGCAATGGTCTCAATGGTTGCCAGTACGAAAAAGCCCGGGGACCTTTCCACCGGGAAGAAGGGCGTCCGGAGATCCACGAATCGCCGGTACCGGCCAATCACCTCCACCCGAAGAACTCCCCTATTCCCTGGCGGTGAAGGCCGGGGTGATGACACGGCACCGGTCTCATGGTAAACCACGGGATCGTGTGATCTGGTGGAACCGTTCAACGGCGACAAAGACGGTTGCCATGATCGCTGAGGGAGGCTATCTCCAGTGGGGTGAGGATGGATTCCCAGTCCCGCTCACTTCCCACGACAGCCGGCCCATTCATTGCGAGGTCGAGCGGGATGATGGTTCGGGAACCGACAGCAGAGGGGTCGGCATCGATGAGCAGGGTCCTGCCGATCGGGGATATCTGACCTGCACGATCATCACGATGGAGGCTAATAACCTCGTTACGCCAACCCACTACCGTATGCCGGCGATCCCCGGCCATATCCCCCTGAAGCGATGGTCGCCTACCGGGTCTTGACCCACGTGGACAGTCCGGTCCAGCCCGTCGAGGGGCTCGGCCGGCCGGCTCTTGTGACGTCGGCACCGGCAGGGACGCTTCAGATTTCACGTTTCGAGATTTTCCGATCAGTACTGACGAAGACCTGACACCTGAAAATCCCGGGTTTTCTCAGATCCTGATTCATTCATCAGGGGAAGCGGAGGTGAGAAGAATACTGGGACGATCATATTCTTGATGATGAACGTACAGAGGGAACCTCTCACCTATCGAACGGGAGGTACAGGAATTTTCGTCCGAAAAAGTATTCACCCTTACATTGCTTACCATTCGATCATGTCAGCAGTCAAGCGGATACCTGTCACCGAAGCGGTATGGAAGGGACTTGCGGAGATGCGATCGGCAGGCCAGACCTATACCGATCTTCTAGCAGAGATGATCGATGACCGGAAGCATCGCCGGCTGGAGGAGGATGTCAGGAAGTGGAGCGGTCGGAAGAAAGATGGTTACGTTTCACTTTCGGAGATTGAGGATTGACGTTTGATCTTATCATCTGGCGTGAATTGTCTGATGAGATCAATCGTCTGTCTGAGAAGACACAACGGTTCATCAAGACCCCCCAGAACGGGTTGAGGATGATCCCTTTCCGGGAAGTCAGGGGGATATCGATAAAGAGGTCTTACGAGGCGGTTCTGTCATCTACCGGCTTCATCTCTCCCGAAGGTATACTGTTTTTTATGATATCGATAAAGAGGGAGAGTTGGTTATTGTCCTGGAGATCCTGTCGATAGAGCAGGCTCATAAGATATACGGGTAGTATTGACCTGTTTCTTGTTGATTTTCTGGTCTCTCATTCTGGGGCATATGGGGTTTCGAGTCGTCACTGATCTGGAACCATCGGTGACTATTACACCACATTACAGGTTTTGATAGGTGCCGGAGCCGGCTGGCCGTGCATCCGGCGGACGACCAGCAGCTCGCGGAGCCCAGGACTGCACTGTCCCGGAAGGGGGTCCCTGTTCCAGAACCTGTTACTGGTCTCTTTGCTGGTACAGGAAGACCTGCCGTTTTCCATCCCGCATCGACCGCACCCTCCCGAGCCGCTCGAGTGTCTGCAGGTCGTGTCGTGCCGTCTGGAGCGCCACATGATAGGTGCCGGCGATCTCGGCGACGGTGAACGGCTGGAACGGGTGGGTGATGAACTCCTTCAGGATCGCTGCCTGCCGGAACGAGAGCCCCGGCAATTCCTCGACGAGCCGGAGCGACGCCTCTTCCTCCTGTCGTTTCGTCGCGATGTACTTCCGGAGGGAGTCGAGCGCCCGGCCGATCGTCCTGAGGTTGAAGTCGATGAAGTAGGTCATGTCGTTGCCGTCGGTCTCTGCGAACAGGTAGGCCCGTGTATACTGTGCCGGCGCATCGAGGAAGAGGCGCGAGATCGAGAGGTATTCGAAGAGGTCGTACCGGTGCTTGAGGACGAACCAGTAGAAGAGCGCCCGGGCCATCCGCCCGTTCCCGTCGTTGAACGGATGGATGTACCCGATCAGGAAGTGGATCACGATCGCCTTGACGATCGGGTGCACGAACGTCTCCTCATCATTCGCGAACCGGCAGAGGTCGTCGATCATCGGGGGGATCTGATTGAAATCGGGCGGATCATGATAGACCACCGTCTGGTCGGCCCTGTCCTTGACCAGGATCTCGTTCGATTCGCGGAACTCTGTCTCGTCCGCCGTCTCTTCGAGCGTCCCCCGCGTGATCTCCTCGTGAATCTCCCGGATCAACGCAGGGGTCAGGGGCTTGTCGCGGATCTCCTGGAGCCAGGTGATCGTCAGGTAGTTGTTCCAAATCATCCGTTCTCCGTTCGTCCGCGGCTGTTTCCCTTCGCGCAGGAACTTCTTGGCCACGTCGCGTGTCGTCGCTGCACCCTCGAGCCTGCTCGACGCGATCGCCTCCTCCATCAGCGAGTCGATCAGGTACTGCTGCTTCGCCGTCTCGCTCGGCGGCATCCCCATGAACCCGTCGAAGGTCGCCGGCGACGATTTGTCCACCAGGTGCAGTGCCTGTTGGAATCGCTCGAGCACGGCGAAGCCGAAGGATTCGGGGCCGATCCGGATCGTCCTGAACTGGCTTGACCTGAGGAATTTTAAGAGCAGCCAGAAGATGGCCGGGTCGACCGGCAGATTCTTCCGCCGCAGGTCGTCCCAGTGGATGTATTCCAGTTCGTTGTACTTCCGCACCAGCACCACAATCGATCCGGCTTCCGGGCCGGTATTATGGTACTGCTGGAGCAGGTCCATGAACTCCTTGTAATGGGTTGCGAGCAGTTCCTTCTCGTCCGGGGGCTTCTCTGGGATTCGTGTCATCGATGATCTGTAACTATCTGTAAATGTTACAACAATTTACAGGTTTGGATAGGTGCCGGCGCCGGCCGGCTGGTCGACGATCCAGGGAACCAGTGCCTCGAGGCCCCCGTCGCCATTGAGATCCTCATAGCGCCTGTCATTAGTGAGATCCCGGGGGTGTTTCCACCTGAGGGGATGTGAGGCATCGTGGCGACGGGCGTGACGGTGTGAACGTCTGGATCCGGTTGTTCCCCGTGTCGGTGACGAGGATATTACCGGCGTTGTCCATCGTGACATGTATCCTCCA is part of the Methanosphaerula palustris E1-9c genome and encodes:
- a CDS encoding 6-bladed beta-propeller, with the protein product MRSSYFLYIFCILLLCCSVQVVWAEGGYVYTTQWGSSGSGDGQFNQPSGVAVDSDGNIYVVDTNNFRIQKFNATGGFTTQWGGSGPGDGQFNNPEGVAVDNNGNVYIADRDNNRIQKFNSSGGFLMKWGSIGSGDGQFNQPSGVALDSAGNVYVTDKQNNRIQKFNSSGGFLMKWGSEGSGDGQVHWPSGVAVDNTGSVYVVDSYNHRIQKFNATGGFITKWGSEGTGDGQFKSPTGVAVDSVNNVYVVDTGNDRIQKFNSSGGFITTGGSFGHGDGQFWSPEGITADSANNVYVVDTLNDRIQKFNATGGFITKWGSALGSFDGQFSGLSDVAVDSTGNVYVAESGNCRIQKFNATGGFITKWGSEGSGDGQFNGPTGIAVDSADNVYVVEIWNCRIQKFNSTGGFLMKWGSYGSGDGQFNKPSGIAVDSAGNIYVTDANKCQVQKFDQNGTFVTQWGSFGTGDEQFFYPNDITVDNAGNVYVVDSDNPRIQKFNSTGGFITKWDSFSTGNGQFNRPCGVAVDSAGNVYVTCFQILYTCGPPELIQSRVQKFTPNGTFITEWGSLGSGDGQFNRPSGVAVDSAGNVYVADSGNNRIQKFALVITPVPPSGNTPLDLNHDGLYEDINGDGIADFNDVVLFFNQMDWIAENEPISAFDFNRNGQIDFNDIVMLFNEQ
- a CDS encoding SOS response-associated peptidase; translation: MPVRKSPGTFPPGRRASGDPRIAGTGQSPPPEELPYSLAVKAGVMTRHRSHGKPRDRVIWWNRSTATKTVAMIAEGGYLQWGEDGFPVPLTSHDSRPIHCEVERDDGSGTDSRGVGIDEQGPADRGYLTCTIITMEANNLVTPTHYRMPAIPGHIPLKRWSPTGS
- a CDS encoding carbohydrate-binding protein, producing the protein MNLDVVRQKYPGYLFLVFPNLIARAETLVCLAGDVGPIPGYRGAFIRAGDHRAERICEPGGFGSRFTLLFPLKRGHKFYQIGQRSLGAPAGETDLLSCFASQVSCQSSFPGSYNCRFEGSGQEDMMYRISSALRRLGALAPAVALPLLLVLCLLAGGAQALTDPVDTAALANANASAPYPGIHPVPGLVQARDYDLGGEGVAYHDTEPANLGGAYRPAEGVDIETAGLFTDVGWIRDGEWLDYTVNVTEPQNFVVWFRAANPDTIMKRVAISVDGVPAGTVDLRPTGSFDNYADSNSTQISLSAGETTVRLSFDGVSRVNLLELDFQLANPPVSTPVPTPTPELLVSTPGLHTLDHDLSADHIGVMITSSDVVLDGMGHSITGTDANDSIGVFATSLATPTSSGTITNVTIRNLTVRHWKEGIHVGMVSDSVVENVVAEQNRIGLSISPNGVTTGSSIRNSVFRENTGSGLDLTYPAGGIAVDRCSITGNGVGISAFMVPSSHLADCDISDNVGDGLSSSTGSFAVVRNCTVRANGGNGLEFEHGGAEIVGNHIEENAGDGVHASDRGGSDIHGNWITGNGRGVDVGGDWPSHVRNNYLNNTVNGYFGAVEVGMMNYEKTGGANIVGGPYLGGNFWASPNGTGFSETHPDADRDGICDVSYVVNAEDGVTDFLPLAQSPGTPVIAPAPYTQHLVPGKIEAEDYDLGGEEIAYHDTTPGNTGGAYRQDDVDIETTGGITDVGWIRDGEYLIYTLNVTKEGFYQMNARVASPNDGRSAMISVNSQPMYSLDLPNTGSYGTYTTATFDDVYLPAGNTTVRLTFHGDGENLDWIAFAPQPQTREPFRIPGTIQAEDYEPGGYVDTTPGNQGGAYRTDDVDIETANGVTDVGWIRTGEYLTYEVFVAEDGTYEMSVRVASPNSGRSIVLSDPETLATVAVPNTGSFDTYRTVSVPVTLTSGYHLLKFTFSGDGQNLDWIAFAPAGVTTPTPTPGPSGEASFVAVPATAPHGSAVKFTVTPATGKSISSALWSFDAPAHLNTWNSGAVNPTFFYPAAGTFSPLVKITYTDGSSETVERTGSIQAT
- a CDS encoding Fic family protein; the encoded protein is MTRIPEKPPDEKELLATHYKEFMDLLQQYHNTGPEAGSIVVLVRKYNELEYIHWDDLRRKNLPVDPAIFWLLLKFLRSSQFRTIRIGPESFGFAVLERFQQALHLVDKSSPATFDGFMGMPPSETAKQQYLIDSLMEEAIASSRLEGAATTRDVAKKFLREGKQPRTNGERMIWNNYLTITWLQEIRDKPLTPALIREIHEEITRGTLEETADETEFRESNEILVKDRADQTVVYHDPPDFNQIPPMIDDLCRFANDEETFVHPIVKAIVIHFLIGYIHPFNDGNGRMARALFYWFVLKHRYDLFEYLSISRLFLDAPAQYTRAYLFAETDGNDMTYFIDFNLRTIGRALDSLRKYIATKRQEEEASLRLVEELPGLSFRQAAILKEFITHPFQPFTVAEIAGTYHVALQTARHDLQTLERLGRVRSMRDGKRQVFLYQQRDQ